CAGAAGCCCATCGTCCGGTCAGTGACTGCCATTTCCCAAGAACGATCATGCGCTCACCTTCTTCGGATCCAAAGCATCCTGCAGGGAATCGGAGAACATGTTGAAAGCCATCACCAGAATGAACAGAAACACCGAGGCCGTGATGAAGTTGGAATAATGCCCCGCCTGCACTTCCTGAGTGGATTCGGCGATCATCAGGCCCCAGGAGACGCCGTCCACCACGCCCAGGCCCAGGAAGCTGAGGATGACTTCGGACTTGATGGCCCCCACGAACACGATGGTGGCCTGCACCAGCAGGATGTGGAAGGTGTTGGGGGTGATATGGCGGAAAATGATCAAACGCTGGGGCAGGCCAATGGCCCGGGCCGCTTCCACGAATTCGAAGTTCTTCAGCTTGATCACCTCGCCGCGCACCAGGCGGGCGGTGGTGGTCCAGAAGGTGGCGATCATGGCCACATGCATGGAATAGGCGTAACCCTGCAACGAGTAGGCGATGGCGGCCACGAACAGGTAGAAGGGGATGGAATCCAGTACGCCCATGAGCCAGAGAATCAGCTCATCCACCCAGGTATTGGTGAAATAGCCCGCCAGGGCGCCCAGCAGGCCGCCGAGGATGGTGGAGAGAATGGCCACCACCATGCCTACCTCAAATGCGGTCTTGGTGCTGTAGATGGCGCGCTCGAAGATGTCCTGGCCGATGATATTGGTTCCGGCCCAGTGCTCTGCCGAAGGCGGCGCCCACATGGGCCCTTCGATGCCGCTCCAGTTCTGGCCCCAAAGGCCTGCCCAGACCCCCAGGGCAATGATCATGAAGAAGATCACCACGCCCAGAGATACCATGCCGATGCGGTCGCGGCGAAACTTGTACCAGGCCTTGCCCCACAGGGACTCGCTTTCCTTCTTGCCCGGGATGTCGTCAGTCAGTGTATTCATTTCAGGGACACTCGCGGATCCACCAGTTTGTAGAAGATGTCGTTGAGAATCAGCACCACCACGAACAACACGGCGGTGATGCCCACCACGGCTTTGAGGATGGGCTGGTCACCGGTAGTGATGGCATCATAGGTCACCAGACCCACCCCGGGGATGCCGAAATAACTTTCCAGCAGCAGAGAGCCGGAAATCACCACCAGGGGAATGGAGAACATGATGCGGGTGATGATGGGGATCATGGCGTTCTTCAGGATATGCTTGAACAGCAGTTCCCCCGGCGGGGTGCCGAAGGCCTTGGCGGTGCGGACATGGTCGCGGCCCATCTCTTCCACGATCACGGCCCGGTAGAAACGGGTGTTGTAGCCCAGAGCGACGAACACCGTGGCCAGGGTGGGCACGGTCACATAGCGCAGATAGTCCCAGAAGTCGTACACGTTCCAGCCCCGCACCGGGAACCAGCCCAGGCCGTCATTGGAGGAGAAAATGACCTGGAAGGCGATGATGACGATGAGGAAGCTCACGCTCATGCCCACCACCGAGCCGCCCATGATGAATTTGTCCCACCAGCGGCCGCGATGGTAGGCGGCGATGAGCGCCAGAGCGATGCCCAGCAGGTTTCCGAGGACGAAGCCGGGAATGATCAGGGCCAGGGAAATGGGCACGGTGCGCGCCAGGATGCTGTTCACCCGCTCGCCGGTGGAATCGGAATAGCCGAAGTCGAAGGTCACCAGTTCCTTCAGGTATTCCAGGTAGCGGGTGACAAACGGCTGGTCGTAACCCAGCTGGTGGCGAACCTCCTGGATTTGTTCCGGGGTGGGGTTCTTGCCCACCAGTTCGTAGGTCTTGTCCGGGCCGAAATAGACCATGAGCAGGAAACTGATCAGGGTCACACCGATAATCAGGGGAATGCCGGTGATGAACTTGCGCAGGGCGTACTGGAGCATTTCCATGGTTACTTTTGCGCCTCTTTCACGTCCACGAACTTGAGATGGAAACCGCCCACGATGGACTGGTCGGGAAAGCTCACCACGTCCTTGTGCCAGAGGAAAATCTGCTGCCGGGACAGGCCGGAAATGGTGACACAGCTGTCGAGAACGATCTGGTTCATTCGGCGGTATAGCCGGGTGCGTTCCGGGGACTGTTGCATCACCGAGGTTTTTTCATACAGGCGATTGTATTCGGGATCATCGAAATTGGCATTGTTGGAGCCAGGGGAGCCGTTGGGGCCATAGAACAGTTGCAGGGTATTCTCCGCGTCAGGGTAGTCCAGGCCCCAGCCCATGCCCACGATCTTGATCTTGGCCTTCTTCACCGCCCGGTTGAAGTCGCCGAAGGAGGCGTAGGAGTCAAAAACGACCTTTTCCCTGGGATAGCCGATCTTCATCAGCCAGCCACGAAACTGCTCGAACATCTGGCGGCTATCCACGGACGCCACGCCACCATAGGTCAGGGTGGGCAGCTTGTCTGCGGTCCAGCCTGCCTGTTGCAGCAGCTGGCGGGCTTTTTCGGGATCGTGGCGCAAGGTCTCCCGGGAGGCGTCGGGATCGTATTCGGGCACCACCGGTGGAATGATCCCCGGGAATATGAAGCCCATTTCGTTGTAGAACTTTTTATTCCGGTCGTCCCAGTTGTAGGCATAGCGGATGGCGCAGCGCAGAGCATGGTTCATCTTCTCGCGTTGCGGGTCATCGTTGTAACCGATCTCCGGGTCGCGCATGTTGAAATCCGTGTGTACGAATCCGTTTTCATAGCCGGAAGTCATGAAATATTTTTTGGCGTACTCGGGCTTGAGAATGATTTCCGGCTGTTTTTGCGCCAGGACATCGTCCAGCAATTCCTTGGGAATGCCGGCGTACTGGATTTCATCGCCCTTGGTGAAGGAATTCCAGCGTGACAGGGATTGCTTGATGAAGTGAATCTCCAGGCGATCCACCAGGGGCGGGATCTTGCCGTCGATTTCCTTGATGCCATATTTGCCGTGAATGGCTTCGTCATAGCCCTCAAAAGCCAGGTCGATGGGCTCCTTGCGGTAGTTGGGGTTTCTCACCAGCACCACGCCCACGGAATCGAAGCGCTGTAGTTTGAATGGGCCGGAGCCCACGGGATGCACGGAAAATTCCCGGCCATAGTATTCCACCGCTTCCCGGGGCACGATGGCGGCATAGCCCTGGGTCAGAGTGTGTATCAGTTGGGGGAAGGGCTTGTTCAGAATGATCTGGATGGTGTAACGGTCCAGGGCCTTGAGACCTTCCACGTCCTTGTCGTAATCCGAACCGGCTTTTTTCCAGGCATCCATGCCCTTGATGCGCCCGGCCCAGAACCAGCTGCCCTGGGAGCGGGTCTTGGGGTCGAAATGGCGTTTCAATGAATACACGAAATCAGCGGCGGTCACTTCCCGGCCTTTGCCATCAGGAAAAGCCGGGTCATCGATGAATTCCACACCTTGCTTGATACGGATGGTGTAGGTCAGACCGTCATCGGAAACTTCCGGCAGGGCCACGGCCAGGTTGGGCTTGATCTGGTAGGGGCGGGCCAGGTATTTGTAGGCATAAAGAGTGTCATAGACGTTGACCACCACATGGTTGGCATAGAGGGTGGCGCTTTGGGCCGGATCCAGGCTGCTGGGTGAACCGTTCAGGGAATGACGGTAGATTTTCATGCCCGTCGTGTCAGGGCCATCGGTGCAACCTCCCAGAATCAGGAAGAAGGACAGTGTCAGCAGTGCGCAGATTTGTTTTGACATGGACGACCATGTTTTCCAGGTATCACAAGAGCGCGAGTATAACGGGTTCATTGCCAAGGGAAAATTGTTTTTGTCGTGCTCAAGCTTATTCTTTAATCCGGACTGGTGGAGCGGCAGGGAAAATGGCGCCAGGGTTCGGAGCATGTCAGGAATGCCCGGTTTCCCGGACAAAGGTGGTAAAATAAGCGGCTATGTCCCTGAAATACGACCTTCACAGCCATTCCACGATTTCTGATGGAACCCTGACTCCCGGCGAGCTTGTGGCCCTGGCGGCCCGGTCCGGGGTGGATGTGCTGGGGCTGACGGATCATGACAATGTATCCGGTATTGCCGAAGCGCGGGTTGTCGCCGGGCAAAAGGGCATTGCTCTGGTCCCCGGAACAGAGATTTCCGTAAGCTGGAACGGCTATACCGTTCACATCCTGGGATTGAATGTCGATCCCGAAGCGCCGGAGCTGCTGGCAGGTTTGCACCAGCTTTGCCGTTACCGCACCTGGCGGGCCGAAGAAATCGGACGCAGGCTGGAGAAAAAAGGCATTTCCGGCGCTTATGCCGGTGCCTGTGAGCTGGCAACGGGCGCGTTGGTGGGGCGCCTGCATTTTGCCCGTTTCCTGGTGCAGCAGGGACATGCGCCGGATACCAGGGCGGTGTTCCGCAAATACCTGGTCAAGGGAAAGCCCGGCTATGTGAATGGCGAGTGGGCCAGCCTGGAAGATGCGCTGAGCTGGATAGAGCGGGCGGGAGGTTTGGCGGTGATTGCTCATCCGGCGCGCTACAGCATGACCCGGGGAAAACTGAGACAGTTGATTGGCGAATTCAAGGCGCTCGGCGGCCGGGGCCTGGAAGTGGTTTCCGGCAGCCACAGCAGGGACGAATATTTCACCATGGCGAAACATGCCCGGGATTTTGGCCTGTTGGCCTCTGCCGGATCGGATTACCACGGACCGGAAAATCCCTGGATCAACCTGGGTCAGTTGCCGGCATTGCCGCCGGGCTGCGAACCCGTATGGAATCATTTTTGATATGGCACAGTTTTTTCAAATTCATCCGGAGAATCCTCAAACCCGCCTGGTGCGCCAGGCGGTGGATATCCTGCGAGACGGGGGCGTCATTATCTACCCCACGGATTCCAGTTATGCCATCGGTTGCCATATCGGCGACAAGCATGCGCTGGACCGTATCCGCCGGATTCGCCGCCTGGATGACAAGCACAACTTCACCCTGATGTGCCGGGACCTGTCGGAGATCTCCCACTACACCAAACTGGACAACCAGCAGTATCGCCTGATCAAGGGTCTCACTCCCGGCCCCTATACTTTCATCCTAAAAGCCACCAAGCAGGTGCCCAAGCGCCTCATGCATCCCAAGCGCAAAACCATCGGCATCCGTATTCCGGACAACCGCATCGCCCTGGCTCTGCTGGAGGAACTCAATGAGCCCATACTCAGTAGTACGCTGATTCTGCCAGGGGATGACATGCCCCTGATGGACCCCTACGAGATGAAGGATCTCCTGGAGCACCAAGTGGATCTCATCATCGACGGGGGTTACTGCGGTTATGATCCCACCACGGTGATTGTCATGGAGGATGATGAGCCCTGGGTGGCCCGCGAAGGCAAGGGCGATACCAGCCTGTTTGATTAGGATATAATCGCCCGATGCCTCATGAACTCAATCTCATACAACAGCTGGTGGTGTTCGTCCTGCCGCTGATTTTTGCCATTACTGTCCACGAAGCCGCTCATGGCTGGGTAGCGGACAAGCTGGGGGATCATACGGCCCGCGCCATGGGGCGCGTGACCATCAATCCCATTCCGCATATCGACCCGGTGGGTACCATTATCGTGCCTCTGGCCTTGTACGCCATGACCACATTGGCGGGTGGCGGCGGCCTGATTTTTGGCTGGGCGAAACCCGTGCCCATCAATCCGCGCAATTTCGGCAACTACCGGCGGGATATGGCACTTACGGCAGCCGCGGGTCCGGTTTCCAATTTTATCATGCTGCTCATATGGGCCGTGTTGCTGCGTATGTCGGCAGGCATGGAATCCTCGGCGAGCTGGTTTGCCGAACCCCTGGCCTATATGGCCGTAGGTGGCATCCTGATCAATGCCATTCTTATGGTGCTGAACCTGCTGCCCATACTGCCTCTGGACGGTGGCCGGGTGTTGGCTTCTCTGCTGCCGCCCAGGCTGTCCTTCTCCTATGCCCGGCTGGAGCCCTGGGGGCTGTTCATCCTTATCGGCCTGATGGTCACCGGAATCCTCTGGCCCATCATGCGGCCCATGCTGCAGCTGGTGCAGGGGTTGGCCTATTCTGTTGCAGGGCTCATGTGATCTTGGCAACATCCGAATTATTGAATCAACTGGGAAAATCATGGAAAACGTAGCAACACAACATGCCCGTGTACTGTCCGGCATGCGCCCCACGGGGCGTCTTCACCTGGGGCACTATCATGGTGTGATCAAGAACTGGGTGGAACTGCAGCACGAATATCAGTGCTTTTTCTTTGTCGCCGACTGGCATGCCCTGACCACGCATTATGAAGATCCTTCCATTATTCCCGACAGTGTCTGGGACATGGTCATCGACTGGCTGGCGGCGGGGGTGAATCCCGGCGAGGCCACCCTGTTCATCCAGTCCCGGGTGCCGGAGCATGCCGAACTGCACCTGTTGCTTTCCATGACCACGCCCCTGGGCTGGCTGGAGCGCGTGCCCAGCTACAAGGATCAGCAGGAAAAACTCAAGGAAAAGGATCTGGCCACCTACGGCTTCCTGGGCTATCCCCTGCTGCAGGCGGCGGACATACTGATCTACCGGGCCGGCCTAGTGCCCGTCGGCGAAGATCAGGTGGCTCATGTGGAACTGACCCGGGAGATTGCCCGGCGCTTCAATCATCTGTATGGCCGGGAAGCGGATTTCGAGGCAAAAGCCGAGGAAGCCATGAAGAAAATGGGCAAGAAGAATGCCCGTCTCTACGCCGGTTACCGCAAGGCCTGGCAGGAGCAGGGGGATGATGAAGCCCTGGCTGCGGCCCGCGCCCTCCTCGAATCCCAGCAAAACATCAATCTCAGCGACCGGGATCGTCTGTTCGGTTACCTGGAAGGGGGCGGCAAGGTGATTCTTCCCGAGCCCCAGGCATTGTTGACCAAGGCATCCAAAATGCCTGGCCTGGACGGACAGAAGATGTCCAAGTCCTATGGCAACACCATTCCCCTGGATGCCAAACCCGAGCAGGTGGAACAGCAGCTGCGCACCATGCCTACGGATCCGGCCCGGGTGCGGCGCACGGACCCCGGTGACCCCGGAAAATGCCCCGTGTGGGAGTTCCACAAGGTTTATTCTGATGACACCGTAAGGAACTGGGTGAAGGAGGGCTGCACCAGCGCCGGTATTGGCTGCATAGAATGCAAGCAGCCGGTCATCGATGCCGTGCTGGCGGAACTCAAACCCATGCAGGAGCGTGCTGCCGATTATGAAAGTGATCCGGATCTGGTGCGCAATATCATCAACGAGGGTTGTGAAAAGGCCCGGGACGAAGCCCGTGATACCATGGAAGAAGTCCGCCACGTCATGTCCCTGGAATATCGATGAATCCCGTTGATTCCGCTGCCTTGCAAGGGCCAGATCCCGGGCCTGTTCCCCAGCAGGAGGAAATGCCTTTTGCCGTGGTGGAAGGGCAGCCCCAGTATCAGTTGCCCAAGGATCTGTATATTCCCCCGGACGCTCTGGAAGTGTTTCTGGACGCTTTCGAAGGCCCCCTGGATCTGCTGTTGTATCTCATCAAGCGCCAGAACCTGGATATTCTCAATATTCCCCTGGCCAAGATCACCCAGCAGTACATGGAATATATCAACCTGATGAAGGAGCTGCGCCTGGAACTGGCGGCGGAATACCTGGTGATGGCGGCCATGCTGGCGGAAATCAAGTCACGCATGCTGCTGCCGCGCCCGGAAAGCGAGGACGAGGACGGGGAAGATCCCCGCGCCGAGCTCATCCGGCGTCTGCAGGAATATGAACGCTTCAAGCAGGCTGCAGACGATCTGCACAATCTGGATCAGCTGGGCCGGGACGTATGGCCGGTTCAGGTGGAAGTGCCGGACAAACATATTCACCAGGAACCGCCAAAGCTGGAGCTGAAGGAACTGTTGCTGGCTCTGCGTGATGTGCTGCAACGTGCCGATATGTTCAGCAATCACCACATCACCCGGGAACCTTTGTCCCTGCGCGAGCGCATGAGCCGGGTGCTGGAAGCGGTGCGCCCGGATCGGTTTACCGATTTCCATGAGCTGTTCGATATCACCGAGGGACGTGATGGCGTGGTCGTTACTTTCATGGCGATCCTCGAACTGCTCAAGCAGACCCTGATAGAAATGGTGCAGAGTGAGACCTTTGGCCCCATTCATGTAAAGGCCAGTGGAGCGACCCAGACATGAATCCCAGTGACAATCTGAAACAGATCGTGGAAGCGGCGCTGCTCGCGTCCGGCAAGGCCATGACCCTGGACAAGCTCCAGGACCTGTTCGACGAAATGGAGCGACCGGACAAGAAAGCACTGCGTGAGGTACTGCAGGAACTGTCGGAAGACTACCGGGAACGTGGTATCGAGGTGCGGGAAGTGGCCAGCGGTTGGCGCATCCAGGTCACCAAGGCCTGTGCCCCCTGGGTGTCGCGGCTCTGGGAGGAAAAACCCGCCCGTTACTCCAGGGCCCTCATGGAGACCCTGGCCCTCATTGCCTACCGGCAGCCCATTACCCGGGGTGAAATCGAGGATATCCGGGGCGTCAGCGTCAGCTCCAATATCATGCGCACCCTGGTGGAACGTGAATGGGTGCGGGTGGTGGGGCATCGCGATGTGCCAGGCCGGCCTTCCCTGTATGGTACCACCCGGGAATTCCTGGACTATTTCGGACTCAAATCCCTGGACGATCTGCCCACTCTGGCGGAGATTCGTGATTTGGATGTCATCAACGAAGAACTCAACCTGACAGAACCCGGTGGTGAAACTCCGGACGAGGCGGACAAGACATCTGAGGATCAGGGTGAAGAAGGCCGAACCCCCGGCGACACGGATGCCGAAACGGATTCAGAACCGGAACAGGAAACACGAGAAACACCGGAAACCAGCAGCGAAGTACGGGAATCAGATGAAAAAGAAGCCTGAAGTTCAGGGAGATCGCCTGCAGAAGCTCCTGGCCAACGCCGGTATGGGGTCACGTCGCCAGATCGAAGGCTGGATTCGTGAGGGGCGGGTGCAGGTCAATGGTGTCAATGCCAAGCTGGGAGACCGCGCCACCCTGGGGGATCAGATTACCGTGGATGGCCGGCCCGTGTCCGGCAGGAAGCTGGCCGCCAACAAGCGTCATGCCATTCTGTACAACAAGCCGGAAGGCGAGGTGGTGACGCGCAATGATCCTGAGGGCCGCAAGACGGTCTTCGAGCGCTTGCCCAGGCTTCCTGAAGGGCGCTGGATTGCTGTGGGGCGCCTGGATGTGAACAGTGCGGGCCTGTTGTTGTTTACCAATGATGGTGAACTGGCGAATCGCCTCATGCATCCCCGTCAGCTCATCGAACGCGAATATGCGGTGCGCGTACATGGCAGGGTCACTGAAGACATGCTCAAGCAGTTGGTCAACGGCGTGACCCTGGATGATGGACCCGCCCGCTTCGAGGAAGTGGTTTTCTCGGGAGGAGAAGGGAGCAACCAGTGGTATCACGTGGTGCTCATGGAAGGACGCAAGCGCGAAGTGCGCCGCATGTGGGAAGCCGTGGGCGTGGTGGTCAACCGTCTCAAACGGGTGCGTTATGGCCCCATTATTCTGGATAGCCGGGTCAAATTCGGCATGTGGCGGGAACTGGAGAAGGAAGAGAAAAAGGACCTGTTGCGTATTGCCGGCATCAGGGACAAGCGTCCCTGGGGAAGCCTCAAGCTCCCCGGTTCCCGGGCAGAGAAGAAGAACCGCCCCTCTCCCTGGGCAAAGAGACGCTGACGGCCAGTGGACAAGGCGCTCCTTGAGAACACCCTGACACGGGGCATATCCCTAGGGGGGCGACTGCTGGTGGATTACCTGGCCTGGACTCAGAAGGCCCCCATGATCTTCCTCTGGGGATTCGCCGTTGTGGTGTTGCTGCTCATGCTTTTTACCGCGCATCAGGATACTGCGGCGGATATTGTCGATTCATTTCTGGATATTCTGTTGAACCTGCCCTGGGTGGGTGATGATATCCATGCCTGGCTGGAAGCCTCCTCCGGGGAGTATGACCAGGCAGATCTCCGCAGGTTTATTTTTCTGGTGTGGGGCATACTGTCCCTGGTATTGATGTTGTTCGGGTATCTGCGTACCGCTTTGTTCGGGCCTGCCCGGGAGGCGGATTTTCCGCGCCTGCACCAGCGTCTGTGGCTGGCGCTGATGCTGCTGGGACTGGGCTTTGTCGGGGTCTATTGGTCAGCCAGTGATCAGTTTTCCGGGTCGGGTTGGGGATGGTTGGGCATGCTGGCTGTTTTTCTCCTGGTATTGTATCTGGTCAGTCTGTATGGACTTGCAGTGAACCACCTGTCACGTAAACTGCTGGACAAGGGGGGATTTTATCCGACGCCCCGATCCTGACGATGAGAAAACAAGATCCGGACAACCACCGGACGCCAAGAGAACTGACACCTGGAGGATCCAATATGCGTACCCTGGCTATCCTGCTGCAACTGCTGTTTTCAACCCCCATGCTCATGGCTGCCCAGGAGGGCGGCCTGCCGGCGGGCATGGTCAATCCCGGTTATCACGCTCAGCCATCCTGGTTCAAGGAATCCTTTCTCGAACTGGGCGAAGATATCGCCGAGGCCAAGTCCGCGAACAAACGCGTGCTGCTGTATTTTTACCAGGACGGCTGCCCCTATTGCGCAAAGCTGCTGGAAGACAACTTTGGCAACAAGGTGATCGCTGACAAAACCCGCAGGCATTTCGATGTTATTGCATTGAATATCTGGGGGGATCGGGAAGTCACCCTGCCATCAGGCGAGACGATGACGGAAAAGCGTTTTGCCGAATCCCTGAAGGTGCAATACACCCCCACCCTGTTGTTCCTGGATGAACAGGGAAAGGGCGTGGCGCGCCTCAACGGCTATTACGCGCCGCACAAGTTCGAGGTGGTGCTGGACTATGTGGCTGGCAGGCATGAACAGGAGATGAAACTGGCCCGCTACTATGCCGACAGGAATCCCATAGCGGCATCGGGCAAACTGAATGTGGAATCTTTTGCGCTGCCTCATCCTCTGCAACTGGCGGAAAACCGCCGGAATTCCTGGCGCCCCCTGCTGGTGATCTTCGAGCAGAAATCCTGCCAGCCCTGTGACGAGATGCACGAGGATGCGTTCAGCCGGGAACCCCTGCTCCTGGCACTGTCCAATTTTGATGTGGCTCAGGTGGATATGCGTTCCGCCAGCAAGCTCCAGACTCCTGATGGCCGGGAACTGCCCGCCCGGAAATGGGCGGAAGAACTGAACATACAGTACGCTCCGAGCCTGGTGTTCTTCGATTCCAGGGCCAGGGAAATCTTTCGCTCGGAAGCTTATCTGAAAAATTTCCATTTGCATGCCGTGCTGGATTATGTGGCCACTGGAGCCTGGCGCCACCAGCCCAATTTTCAGCGTTTTGTTCAGCATCGTGCGGATGTCCTGCGGGCCAGGGGGCTGGCGGTGGATCTGATGAAATAGCCGGCCAGGGCCGGGTAGGGGGCTCACCCGGGAAGCCGCCGGGGAAACCAAAACTCGTTATAATTGACCAAGGCCATGCAGCAGCCAGGAATCTGTTGTCTACCATCCCGGGATGTTTGACGATATTGGTTTCATGAGTTCAAAGAGGATCAGGTGAATTGAAAACGGATGTTACCAAGGATGTGCTTGCCGGGGTGTTGTCAGGCCTGCTGGTGTGGTTTGTTCCTCTATGGGCGGCCCCGTCTTCACCAGATACGACGGCGCAGGAGAGTGCCCAACCTGAAAAGTCTGAAACCGGAACCGGTAAACAACCGGCTTCCGGAGTGAAACTGGATATCAGGATATCCGGTATCGAGGGTGAGTTGCTGGACAATGCCAGAGCTTATCTGGGCCTGGAGCAAAAAAAGAATGATCCGTTGCTCTCTTCCTTATGGATAAGACATCTATACAAAAAGGCCGTTGATCAGATACGTGAATCCCTGCGACCTTTTGGCTATTACAATGCACAGGTGAAAGCCTCCCTCGAACAACAGGGAGATCATCTTTGGCAGGCGCGTTTCCATGTGGATCCGGGGCCGCGAACAAAGGTGGTCGAACTGGATCTCAAATTGCTCGGCGAAGGCGCAGGGGAAAAGGAACTGCAAAAGGCCCTGCAGGGTTTTTCCCTGAAAAAGGGCGACTACCTGGATGATGCCGTTTATGAAAAGGGCAAGGCAGGATTGATCACCCTGGCGGAAGAAATCGGTTATCCGGATGCGCAGGCTTCCAAGGCGCAGATCGTTGTCGATCCGCGCAGCAATACCGCCCGGGTTGTGCTGCACCTCGATACGGGAAAGAAATATTATATCGACAGCATCCGCCTGCATCAGGATGTCCTGAATGAGGACTTCGTGCGCCGTTACCTGGTGGATGTGCAACCGGGAGATGTGTATTCCCAGGAAAATCTTCTGGAGATTCAGCGCGCACTGATTGAAGCGGGAT
This sequence is a window from Thiolapillus brandeum. Protein-coding genes within it:
- the rluB gene encoding 23S rRNA pseudouridine(2605) synthase RluB, which codes for MKKKPEVQGDRLQKLLANAGMGSRRQIEGWIREGRVQVNGVNAKLGDRATLGDQITVDGRPVSGRKLAANKRHAILYNKPEGEVVTRNDPEGRKTVFERLPRLPEGRWIAVGRLDVNSAGLLLFTNDGELANRLMHPRQLIEREYAVRVHGRVTEDMLKQLVNGVTLDDGPARFEEVVFSGGEGSNQWYHVVLMEGRKREVRRMWEAVGVVVNRLKRVRYGPIILDSRVKFGMWRELEKEEKKDLLRIAGIRDKRPWGSLKLPGSRAEKKNRPSPWAKRR
- a CDS encoding thioredoxin family protein; translated protein: MRTLAILLQLLFSTPMLMAAQEGGLPAGMVNPGYHAQPSWFKESFLELGEDIAEAKSANKRVLLYFYQDGCPYCAKLLEDNFGNKVIADKTRRHFDVIALNIWGDREVTLPSGETMTEKRFAESLKVQYTPTLLFLDEQGKGVARLNGYYAPHKFEVVLDYVAGRHEQEMKLARYYADRNPIAASGKLNVESFALPHPLQLAENRRNSWRPLLVIFEQKSCQPCDEMHEDAFSREPLLLALSNFDVAQVDMRSASKLQTPDGRELPARKWAEELNIQYAPSLVFFDSRAREIFRSEAYLKNFHLHAVLDYVATGAWRHQPNFQRFVQHRADVLRARGLAVDLMK